From Apium graveolens cultivar Ventura chromosome 9, ASM990537v1, whole genome shotgun sequence, the proteins below share one genomic window:
- the LOC141686104 gene encoding uncharacterized protein LOC141686104, protein MDKSWIFKDRDTLDYEIGVEEFLIFAEENASDPKRIPRPCKRCANFKKFAVKIIRGHLYENGFSLGYFDWIWHTQGSASRSSVNKNAPTPASTPAPAPTSARAPIPSPGLASETVNVCDVAYNSSEYNNESYQFRRFVADAEQPLYEGSECTKLKSILKLHNWKARFGISDSAFNDLLSTVGSLLPKDNVMPPNAYEAKKTLSDLGLEYIKYHSCPNNCILYRGVNVDASECPKCRLSRWKLGKDGKIRINVPAKVMWYFPIIPRFKRMFKSPSTSKLMTWHSKQRIEDGKMRHPADSPSWRNIDYRWPAFGNDARNIRLALSADGINPHTNGLTNRYSCWPIVLVTYNLPPWLCMKRKFMMLTILVSDPHEPGNDVDVYLQPLIDDLKKLWEEGEPNVYDAYTKSYFTLKAILLWTINDFPAYGNLSGCVNKGYMCCPVCADDTVSKYLSHRRKMCYQGHQRYLARNNPYRKQKAAFNGQQELGQARQPLSGEEVLLQQDKIKFQFGKEVRKSKKVDCPWKKKSVFSN, encoded by the coding sequence ATGGACAAATCTTGGATTTTCAAAGATAGAGACACACTTGACTATGAAATCGGGGTTGAAGAGTTTTTGATATTTGCCGAGGAAAATGCTAGTGATCCTAAAAGAATCCCCCGCCCCTGTAAAAGATGTGCTAACTTCAAAAAATTTGCAGTTAAGATTATCAGGGGACATTTATATGAAAATGGTTTTAGTTTGGGGTACTttgattggatttggcatacACAAGGGTCTGCAAGTAGGTCATCAGTTAATAAAAATGCTCCGACCCCTGCATCTACGCCTGCCCCTGCACCTACGTCTGCCCGCGCACCGATACCTTCCCCTGGCCTTGCATCAGAAACAGTCAATGTTTGTGATGTTGCATATAATTCGAGTGAGTACAATAATGAGTCATATCAGTTTAGGAGATTTGTGGCTGATGCTGAACAACCTTTGTATGAGGGTAGTGAATGTACCAAGTTGAAGTCGATACTAAAATTGCACAATTGGAAAGCTAGGTTCGGAATTAGTGATAGTGCCTTTAACGATTTGCTGTCTACCGTTGGCTCTCTCCTTCCTAAGGACAATGTGATGCCACCTAATGCATATGAAGCCAAGAAAACCTTATCCGACTTGGGCCTAGAATACATAAAATATCACTCATGTCCAAACAATTGCATACTGTATCGGGGGGTAAACGTTGATGCTTCCGAGTGTCCCAAGTGTCGTTTATCTCGCTGGAAGTTAGGAAAGGATGGTAAAATAAGGATTAATGTTCCTGCTAAAGTAATGTGGTATTTTCCAATTATACCGAGATTCAAACGGATGTTTAAATCTCCTTCTACATCTAAACTAATGACCTGGCACTCAAAGCAGCGAATAGAAGACGGAAAGATGCGACATCCAGCCGACTCTCCTTCTTGGAGAAATATCGACTATAGGTGGCCTGCCTTCGGTAATGATGCACGAAATATTCGTTTGGCGTTGTCTGCAGATGGTATAAACCCACATACTAACGGTCTAACCAATAGATACTCTTGTTGGCCAATAGTATTAGTGACTTATAATCTTCCTCCGTGGTTATGTATGAAGAGGAAATTTATGATGCTAACAATTTTAGTTTCCGATCCACATGAGCCTGGCAATGACGTTGACGTATATTTACAGCCTTTAATCGATGATTTAAAGAAGTTGTGGGAAGAAGGTGAACCAAATGTTTATGATGCATACACCAAGTCATATTTCACTTTAAAAGCAATTTTATTGTGGACAATAAATGACTTTCCTGCATATGGAAATCTGTCCGGATGCGTTAATAAAGGTTATATGTGTTGTCCAGTATGCGCTGATGATACAGTTTCCAAGTATTTAAGCCATAGAAGGAAGATGTGTTACCAAGGCCATCAGCGTTACTTGGCTAGGAATAATCCATATAGGAAGCAAAAGGCCGCTTTTAATGGACAACAAGAATTAGGGCAGGCACGTCAACCTCTGTCTGGAGAAGAGGTTTTATTGCAACAAGATAAAATTAAATTTCAGTTTGGGAAGGAAGTAAGGAAGTCAAAGAAGGTTGATTGTCCATGGAAGAAAAAGTCGGTTTTTTCGAATTAG
- the LOC141686103 gene encoding uncharacterized protein LOC141686103 yields the protein MDPFPPENKAGPRKCELAVGTIENKVAFGLLFDDDDMNKSIHGLSMQPGCARVSVDGPIQGQAKIPVPVVGEIETVEQAVGSYISWPRDLIIFPDAPAIAKSKRKGKDPLTDLHKVQSLFENMEINKNVPKRFRLLYKYATTFMKSTGNSIQIPCDAEVFGVEKRIFILHENIIALLEFKMIGQAAISAYMAYLHCMVCENKNLEQFAFCDPGVSFTLNNNFEDNLLPLDIGCDLGGRGFHTQSSASFNYLSRVGKSNIKAGRGNKAPTIRYVTGCPKQPGGTESGYVVMWYMKEIAMDNEMTFIKKWSKKNRKVTVAKAELDEFWNGKMAVGMFLDDSYLGVGHLIETGDS from the exons ATGGATCCTTTTCCACCAGAGAACAAG gCTGGTCCACGAAAATGTGAGTTGGCTGTGGGAACAATAGAAAATAAGGTGGCATTTGGATTGTTGTTTGACGATGATGACATGAACAAATCTATTCACGGATTGTCAATGCAGCCTGGTTGTGCTCGTGTCTCAGTGGATGGGCCAATCCAAGGACAAGCCAAGATTCCTGTTCCGGTAGTCGGTGAGATTGAAACAGTAGAGCAGGCTGTTGGCTCCTACATCTCATGGCCCCGCGACTTAATCATATTCCCAGATGCCCCTGCTATCGCG aaaagtAAAAGGAAAGGGAAGGATCCTTTAACTGATTTGCATAAGGTTCAGTCCTTATTTGAGAATATGGAAATCAATAAAAATGTTCCGAAGCGCTTTCGGTTGTTGTATAAATATGCAACGACATTCATGAAGTCCACTGGAAACTCCATTCAAATCCCGTGCGATGCGGAGGTGTTTGGTGttgagaaaagaattttcatTTTGCATGAAAACATAATTGCTTTGCTTGAGTTTAAAATGATTGGCCAAGCAGCAATTTCTGCATACATGGC ATACTTGCATtgcatggtttgtgaaaataaaAATTTGGAGCAATTTGCTTTCTGTGATCCCGGAGTCTCGTTTACCTTGAACAACAATTTTGAAGATAATTTG ctGCCATTGGATATTGGTTGTGATTTGGGCGGGCGAGGTTTTCATACTCAATCCTCTGCCTCGTTCAACTACCTATCCCGAGTTGGAAAAAGCAATATCAAG GCCGGAAGGGGAAATAAAGCACCGACTATCAGATATGTTACC GGATGCCCCAAACAGCCAGGTGGAACTGAAAGCGGCTATGttgttatgtggtatatgaaagAAATTGCCATGGATAATGAAATGACATTTATCAAAAAG TGGTCGAAAAAGAATCGAAAGGTGACTGTTGCCAAGGCTGAGCTGGACGAG ttttggaatggtaaaatggCAGTTGGTATGTTTTTGGATGACTCTTATTTGGGTGTTGGGCATTTGATTGAAACAGGGGATtcatga